The Candidatus Methylomirabilota bacterium genome includes the window GGGGACCCGCTCCTCAGACACGACGGCAACCCCCACGGTCTTCGGACCGGGTCCCCGCCGCGGCCCCCGACCCTACGCGCTTCGGTCGTTACTGTCTCCGCACCCCACGGCCAGACTCGTGAGGCTATTTGGCGACGTTGAAGCGGAAGTGGCAGATCTCGCCGTCGGCGACGACGTACTCCTTGCCCTCGAGGCGGAACTGACCGCGCTCGCGCACGGTCGCCATCGAGCCGTCGGCGGCGATCAGCTCGTCGTAGCCCACCACCTCCGCGCGGATGAAACCGCGGGCGATATCGGAGTGGATGGCGGCCGCCGCGTCCTGCGCTCGCGTGCCGCGCGGCACCGACCAGGCGCGCACCTCGTCCTCGCCCACCGTGAAGAAGGAGATGAGCCCGAGCAGGGCGTAGCAGTCGGTCAGCACCCGCCGGAGCGCGGGCTCCTTGAGGCCGAGGTCGGCGAGGAAGGCCGCCTGCTCCTCGCCGGCGAGCTGCGCCACCTCCGCCTCGATCACCGCGGACACCCAGCCGAAGCGCGTGCCCGGCCGGCCGTCCAGCGCGGCGAGCCCGAAGCTCTCCACGAGGGACGCGCCCCGCGCGACCTCCTTCTCGTCGAGGTTCAGGCAGTGGAGGATGGGCTTCTGCGAGAGGAACGTGAAGCCGCGAATGAGCCGGGCCTCGTCCTCGGCGAGCGGGACCGCGCGGAGCGGCGTCTCCGCCTCCAGCGCGGGCTTGAGCCGCTGCAGCACCGCCTGCTCCTTCTGCTCGAGCGGGTTCGGCTTCTTCTTGAGCGACGCCTCCAGGCGCTCCAGCCGCCGCTCCACCACCTCCAGATCCGCGAGGATCAGCTCGGTCTCCAGATCCGCGATGTCGCTTCGCGGCGCGGCCGCCGCGCCGCCCGCGTCGGGAAACGCGCGGACCACGTGGAGGAGCGCGTCCGCGTTCCGGAACTCCTTCGCGTCCAGTCCTTGCCGCTCGCCCTTGGTGATGCCCGCCAGATCCACCACCTCGAACGACGCCAGCGTCGTCTTCTTCGGCTTGAACAGCGTGGTGAGACGATCCACGCGCGGATCGGGCACGCGCGCGATGCCCACATGCAGCTCGCGGCTCGCCCCGAACGACGACGTCGGCACGCTCTGACCGGTGAGGAGATTGAAGAGCGAGGTCTTGCCGCTCTTGGGAAGCCCGATGAGCCCGATCTTCATGAGGACCCATGCTACCATGCCGCCCCGTGACGTCCCTCCGCTCCCTCGACGCCAGGGGCGCGCTCATCTCGCTGTTCCTCGCCGCGCTCTGGGGCGGCAACCCGATCGCCGTGAAGGTCGCGCTCGCGGACGCACCACCACTGCGCTTGGCGTGGATGCGGTTCCTCATCGGCGGCCTCGTGATCCTCGGATGGGCGTTCTGGACGAAGCGTGCCGGCGTCCTCCGCTTCCGACCCGCGGAGTGGCGCACGATGTGGTCCTTGGGGCTCCTCTTCTGCGTGCAGATCGGCCTCATGAACTACGGGATCGCGATGACCTCGGCCGCTCACAGCACCGTGCTCCTCAACACCTACGCGGTGCACAGCGTGCTGCTCGCCCACTTCTTCCTCCCGGGCGATCGCCTCACCCTCGGCAAGCTCGGCGGAGTGCTC containing:
- a CDS encoding DUF933 domain-containing protein; amino-acid sequence: MKIGLIGLPKSGKTSLFNLLTGQSVPTSSFGASRELHVGIARVPDPRVDRLTTLFKPKKTTLASFEVVDLAGITKGERQGLDAKEFRNADALLHVVRAFPDAGGAAAAPRSDIADLETELILADLEVVERRLERLEASLKKKPNPLEQKEQAVLQRLKPALEAETPLRAVPLAEDEARLIRGFTFLSQKPILHCLNLDEKEVARGASLVESFGLAALDGRPGTRFGWVSAVIEAEVAQLAGEEQAAFLADLGLKEPALRRVLTDCYALLGLISFFTVGEDEVRAWSVPRGTRAQDAAAAIHSDIARGFIRAEVVGYDELIAADGSMATVRERGQFRLEGKEYVVADGEICHFRFNVAK